The Labeo rohita strain BAU-BD-2019 chromosome 10, IGBB_LRoh.1.0, whole genome shotgun sequence genomic interval CAAAGTTTTGAGTTTCTTGGTTGACCTCTCTCTTTCTATCCTGTTCAGGATCCCCATCAACATAGACTGTCTGTAGATGTGATTCCTGAGTTGCGAAATGCAGAAAACTACTGTCGTAACCCAGGCGGAGAGAGTGACAGGCCGTGGTGCTACACAACAAACCCTAATGTACGCTGGGAGTACTGTCTGGTGCCCAAATGTGGAGAAGGTGCATAAATGTATACCTGACTAATAAATAAGATTAGACTGTCAGCTATCtcttaattataaaacaaaatcatttacctcaacatatttctcttttcttcagttATGAGTGTAAAGACTGCACCCTCAATTACAAAACCAGTCCAGGTTTACCCGCCTCCTCCTGTGTCTACAGCCTACTCAATGAGCGTTATCATCTTTATAATTTCTGGCTTTGCTGGGGCGGCCTTCTTTACCATACTCATCCTCATGTGCCACAGACGAAAGAAAATGTGGCAAAAGAGGAAAAGGTAAATAATGGACTGACAGGTCTCATTTAAGTCACTCAGTACAACTATCTGCACTGCTAAAAGGTTGATGGctcaaacctaaaaaaaaagaaacacacaccTGCCTAAAGgcttagtaatcctgaagacactgattagcttgttcaagtgtgtttgattagtgttggagctaaactcctcAGGAGAGCGGCTCTCTAGGACTGAACTTGCCTACCCCTGACTACAATGTACCAAGCAGGGGAGAGGTTCTCAACTCTGACCCTcaagatccactttcctgcagagtttagctccaaccttgatcaaactcactTGTCTGTAACTTTCTAGCAatcctaaagaccttgattagcttatTCCAAGGGTTCttaaccctgttcctggagatctaccttcctgcagagttcagctccaaccctgatcaaactcacctgaaccaaataattaggatctgaaggagcacttgataattatagacaggtgtgttttatcagggttggaactaaactctgcaggaaggtagatctccaggaacagggttgggcacccctggctTATTCggttgtgtttgattagggttggagtaAGTGGACCTTGAGGGccagagttaaaaaaaaaccctgacgCAGGGTGTTCATTGGTATCTGTTGTTGGCCCTGAAACAACATTCCTATTAAACAATCACAGTCCTAATCCCAAATCTATCCCTAGCAAGACACATAATCTAAATTACTCTAGAACAGAGGTATCCAACTCCTGATGGGTTAcctttctgcagagtttagctctaaccctaatcaaacacacctaaaatTATGGTGTTCATGATTAGTTGAAAATAAAGGTGTACtagagcagtggttttcaaaccggtcctggaagcacccctgccctgcacGTTTTGTATGTCGGCCTAGTTAGACACACTCAATTCATGTTGTGCAGTTTCTACTAAcaagctgatgagttgaatcaagTGTGTTAGAGTGAGGAAGACATataaaatgtgcagggcaggggtaCTTCCAGGACTGGTTTGAAAAGCACTGTACTAGAGCAAGAGTGGAATTGAGGTCTGCAGGAATGTAGACATCCATGAGCAGGGTTGGCTACCCCATCTGTAGGAGGTACACCATCATACAGAGTCTAGGTCCAATTCTGCTCCAACAGACTTGCTTGTAATGTTCAGGTAATCCCGGACATGTTGGTTAATGAAACTCTGCAAAAAGTGTGATCCATGAGGACATGGAGGATAGGGCTGCCTGTGGGGttcagttccaaccctgctccaacacatcatctgtaattatcaagtacTCTTGACAATCTTAAATAGatggttcagttgtgtttgatcaAGGATTGAGTTGAACTTTGCAGGATCTACAGGATCAAGATTGGGCACCCTTGATGCCCCAAGATGTACCAAGTAGGGTGTGCATTGGTATCAACATCTGTTGTTGGTCCCTATTAAACAATCAGTCCCAATTCCAACTCTAGCAAGACATACTGGTGGGATACCATTCAGCGGAGTTTGGGTTCAGCACAGTCAAACTTACCTGAAATCAAGGTGTTCAGGATAAGTGTGTGTACTGGAGCAAACTGGAACTGAAATCTGCAGGAATACAGCCCCCCATGAGCAGGGTTGGCTATCCCAAAGGTAGGCAAGTTTGGTCCTAGAGAGCTGCTGTCctccagagtttagctccaaccctaattaaaccacctgaacaagctagctgagttttttttttttttaagcgtttcagctaaactctgcaggacagcggcTCTTTAGGACTGAACTTGCCTACCCCTGGGCTATCCCATATCCTGGAGTTACACCATTATGCCGAGTTTAGCTCTAATTCAACTCCAACACACTTGCCTGTAATTTTCAAGTGATCCTGGACATTTTGCttagctaaactctgcaggatggtTGGTCTCCTGGAGAACTGAATGCCCTTGCCTATGGAAGCTCTTACCAAATGTGTACTTCAATTTGCTTTGGAAGTTATATTACCTAAATTATCAGGTAAATGCATCTAAACAACAAAGTTATGCCTCTATATTCAGTAGGGTGCTGGATACGCCTACTCTGACCACCCTCCCCTCAGAGCTCTTGCTGGACAGACTTCATCCCAACCCCATGTACCAACGACTGCCTCTCCTTCTCAACTCTAAGCTCCTCAGTCTCGAATATCCACGCAACAACATTGAATATGTCCGTGATATTGGAGAGGGGGCCTTTGGTCGGGTGTTTCAGGCAAGGTGAGAGCTACCAAATGTTACAAGCAAATGTAACACCAATGGTGCTAATGTCTGTCCTTGTTTGCCACTGTCAGTGTTTATACGGACAGTCAATCACATGATCTCTTTTCACCATGGTTGCAGTGAAGATTTTTGTCAAAGTGAACTTTTATAGTATGTGAATGATTAAGTGAACCCAGTTTTGATAACAATGACTGAACTCTTAGAAACTCTTTACTGACTCACCAGATAAACCGACAATGAATCAGCATGCAAAGGTTTGACGTATACAGAACAAACAGCCAAGTAGTCCTGATATCAGGTATACAGAGACCCTTGGGAAGTACAGCAGTGGATAAAATGTATACACCATATGTCTGTCTCCTGAAATAGGATCTTGGATAGGTCTGGTAAACATGTGATGTGTTTCAATATGAAACTTCCCTGTAGACACTATCGTGTGAGCGAGCCCTGCTGAGGAGGTTATTTATAGACGCCCATTAGAAAAGTGTTTACTTCTCCAGGAACACACAGGAGCCATCGGCACAGGAAGTGCAATCTCAATGGCATTCTGAGTTAGTTCTTGAGTTACTGCCATTGTGGCTCTGTTTCCAAAGTTTGGCGTCACCATTTAAACTATTTTGAAAGGGTTTATTGACCTGTTTAACAATTTGTGAAAGTATGTACATAGAAATCTGGTGACGGTGGCCTATTACTCCTGTCCAAGTTTCTCAGTTAAGCAAGTCAGATTATAATGCCTACTGCATTACCTCAGACACATAGTAAAGCTACCTAAAAGCTCATAAAATGATTGATGTTCCAGGTTTGTTTTCCTGCAAATTTCAACTAATGCAAGCAAACTGTAGTTACTAGTTTTCAATGTGCCTGCTGCTCTTTAGAGCCCCTGGTCTTTTGCCAATGGAGCCGTTCACCATGGTGGCAGTGAAGATGTTGAAGGAGGAAGCTTCGGCTGATATGCAGAATGACTTCCAAAGAGAAGCTGCACTCATGGCTGAGTTTGATCACCCCAACATTGTCCGTCTCCTGGGTAATGTATCACAATATATGCCTTCAAAGGCTTCCACTATACATCTGCTTGAGGACTTTCCTAAAATGAACCACATCTGCTTCCTATTACATGTATGTCCTTTCCTCAAGGGTACCACACAATCGAAAAAGCCTTAAAATAGCTTGACTTATCCATTTCAGAGTTGACCCAGTGTGTAACCCTGGATCAGTGCCCTCTGTGGCATTCCGGAACCAGATTCAATGCCTCGACCCAGTGTTAGAATAACAGAGGGATATTTTTGGTTAGGTATCAACTGTTGGAAGTGTAATTAAGCCTGTCATTTGTGTATCTGTCATACAGGAGTCTGTGCGGTGGGGAAGCCCATGTGTCTCATGTTTGAATACATGGCCTAtggggacttgaatgaattcCTGCGTCGGCGCTCTCCAACCCAGCAGCCAAGCCTAAGTCGGGATACCTTGACGTGCAGCAGTCTCGTGTCGGAACCTGAGCGTTACCCGCCCCTCAGCTGCCTGGAGCAGCTCTCCATTTCCAAGCAGGTGGCGGCAGGAATGGCCTACTTGTCGGAACGCAAGTTTGTGCACCGTGACCTAGCTACCCGCAACTGTTTGGTAGCAGAAAACTTGGTTGTGAAAATTGCGGATTTCGGACTCTCACGCAACATCTATGCGGCAGATTACTACAAAGCCGGTGAAAATGATGCCATCCCGATTCGCTGGATGCCACCCGAATCTATCTTCTACAACCGCTACACCAGCGAGTCAGATGTGTGGGCTTATGGTGTGGTATTATGGGAAATCTTCTCATATGGCATGCAGCCATACTACGGCATGGCCCATGAGGAGGTCATCTACTATGTAAGGGATGGAAATGTGCTTGCTTGTCCAGAAAACTGTCCACAGGAGCTGTATAACCTGATGCGTTTGTGTTGGAGCACTCATCCCACTGACCGGCCTAGTTTTCCCAGCATTCACCGCATCCTGGAAAGAATGCATGACCAGATGCTCAAATCTGGCCTTTCTTGAGCATCTCTAAAGATGCAGTtcaaagaatcaaaaagatCAAATGATTAAGGAACTCCCAAAGAACCCTGAGGGATCTTGAAGAAggataaaacatttaaaagtatccACAAGAGCTCAAGAAAACCCAGAGGTGAACTTACAGAGTCCTAACAAACCTTAAAGTGCCCACAAATACTGAAGAACCCAGAGGAACACCGAGGAATGTGAAAGAAGCCTAAAATTATTGAAAAGGCTCACACACCTTAAGGAATACTGATCCCTCAAACTCTTAAAAGATGACCGCTTGCGTCATAGGATCTCAATTGTTATTTTTCAATGACGCAGATGTATGGCAGACATTAGATGAATGCTAGTCAAGGTTTGAGGTGATTCATATTAACAGGATCACCAGTAATAAAGGTTAACATCTAGTAATACGGTGGATGGAGTGCAGTCACTGCAAGAATCTAGACTGAAATCTCTGCAAGCAGAGATATACAGTATGATTgcctgttatttttactttcattgcTTTTGGGTCTATTTTGAGTTCAATTTTGCTAGTACTATGCATCTGTCACTAACGTTCTTAGAAAAAGTTCATTCAAGAAGATGCTATAATGCTTCAAGCTTCAAGATTTAAGTAGAATAGCTTATTCCAAAGTGGCACATCATcactttattgttttatgttgtaACTAAATAGTTTTGTTAATTTCTCATTAATTGATATTCCAAGATAAGTTGTTACTTTGTGtgttttcagtattatttgtaAGTAGAAGTGAGTGAAACAATGTATCAGAGAATattgtatgtaaaatattttttaacaattcctTAAGATCATGTCTCGTTTTTCAATAGGATTTAATTGGTATTAATTGTATGTATGTCACCATAAATTGAGACAAAATGATCTGCTTAAAATCAGCTTTTAATCATTTATCTGTTTGATGGCCCCTTCAGTCAAAAGTATGAATTCATTATGACTATAACAAGCAATAAAAGCAATGAAAATTATGTATGGGAATTATGTAGtgaccaaaatattaaatatattaatagccACCCTTTCTCTACATTATAGCACAACATATAATGAAATCTCTATACATCCTGGTGCATTCTGGGATGTTTTGTAAACAGTACTATAGCATTGTCCATGCATGCCGAACGCTTCACTATCTGACACAAGTCacccatttcattttcatttcaatgtATTTCAGCATGTCCACACttctgacaaaataaaataaaattagataaaatctcagaaaaaaaaaatgttttgggaaTTTGTTATTATTCACACATGGCATTATGCTTTTTgtagtgttattattatgtcattattgtgttattacacaattttaaaCCAGCTCTGTTTTTATAGTTGTTCCATTAACTATATGAATAGATGTTGGAAATGACTTGcttgaaataaaactgtttattaAATTTCTCTTGTTGTTGTCTTGAAAacatgtttataaataaaaacggCAATCCACAGTTCAAAAAGCAACATTAACAGTATATAAGTAACTGTCAACACAAAATATGATTGATGTTGTAACATTATGATGTTATTAAGGAACTGACAGTCTTGTTTTTGAGTTTGTGGTTTACTTCATGTTGCAGGCAGGGGGCAGTATTACATCACAGGAACTAAAATGACCTCATGGAGCATGATTTATGACACTACCTTTCTCTGCATTTGAGACGGTTTTTGCTGTAAGCATTCAAAACAGGAACTAGCTGAGACGGTATTAA includes:
- the LOC127172285 gene encoding muscle, skeletal receptor tyrosine protein kinase-like, whose amino-acid sequence is MGPVSKKMCFLKQDLKCFSSVKYCRFLSPVVLKSGGAVKLHTCCISTKTSMFCVCPPLIYTNTASQKHGQANRMCYSLTLNRYCLCSFLFLALFLVVDSGSCNFPIEWRLYKGSAGYCSTYRGDVCRNVLRRDALLFFNYSLPNPEDAQEYLAQSAWGELDGVSSFCRPAARSLLCHAIFQDCNPSGLGPAPKPVCREHCLTVKELYCYKEWRSAEERSHRGFPHSITLPECTSLPRQQADPSSCTAVPYVDINKDQVTTTCYNDKGRFYQGTHNMTASSIPCQRWNQQDPHQHRLSVDVIPELRNAENYCRNPGGESDRPWCYTTNPNVRWEYCLVPKCGEVMSVKTAPSITKPVQVYPPPPVSTAYSMSVIIFIISGFAGAAFFTILILMCHRRKKMWQKRKSRVLDTPTLTTLPSELLLDRLHPNPMYQRLPLLLNSKLLSLEYPRNNIEYVRDIGEGAFGRVFQARAPGLLPMEPFTMVAVKMLKEEASADMQNDFQREAALMAEFDHPNIVRLLGVCAVGKPMCLMFEYMAYGDLNEFLRRRSPTQQPSLSRDTLTCSSLVSEPERYPPLSCLEQLSISKQVAAGMAYLSERKFVHRDLATRNCLVAENLVVKIADFGLSRNIYAADYYKAGENDAIPIRWMPPESIFYNRYTSESDVWAYGVVLWEIFSYGMQPYYGMAHEEVIYYVRDGNVLACPENCPQELYNLMRLCWSTHPTDRPSFPSIHRILERMHDQMLKSGLS